From Rutidosis leptorrhynchoides isolate AG116_Rl617_1_P2 chromosome 3, CSIRO_AGI_Rlap_v1, whole genome shotgun sequence, a single genomic window includes:
- the LOC139895698 gene encoding F-box protein At5g07610-like yields MATKNMKRGKTDESSSSSVIAAEKMPVLPLGLFVPLERKKGVQSIAWEDYEFTVPKPIIKMKHIAHDFVPFDIEVPVKPPFRVLRFDLDVEKIKIEDSSNGLLLCQGQKKMVVQNRRAIGYKYYVYNPSMNQYTTLPDPEYYLKSKHLGMTIAYDPSKSPHYKIIFVSSQGSDIRFGTSYLIEIYSSETKTCKPVFPFTLDEEYDIYFGGGVYWNNAVHWHHKSGFILYFNLDKEVLGHIFCPFHLLRVSPELYCGYMYESRGHLLVVEIPRAPDNVRYKIHELKKDYSGWIMKYRVDLEQVSRSFPEIVSTTYRAADGSGFFHYTLLSLVLGEKDEDSFLVLEIPGKAIRFNILSRTCHKLLDFTGDPRSIRSFDFDGIYVHKPNTFQFAESLCSV; encoded by the coding sequence ATGGCAACAAAAAACATGAAAAGGGGAAAAACAGACGAAAGTTCGTCTTCTTCGGTCATTGCTGCAGAGAAAATGCCCGTTCTCCCTTTGGGTTTGTTTGTCCCACTCGAACGTAAAAAGGGTGTTCAATCCATAGCGTGGGAAGATTATGAATTTACAGTTCCCAAACCAATAATCAAAATGAAGCACATAGCACATGATTTCGTCCCTTTCGATATCGAGGTTCCAGTAAAACCACCTTTCAGAGTCCTTAGATTTGATCTGGATGTTGAAAAAATTAAGATTGAGGACTCTTCTAATGGCTTATTGTTGTGTCAAGGCCAAAAAAAAATGGTTGTACAAAACAGGCGTGCGATTGGTTACAAGTATTACGTATACAATCCTTCTATGAACCAGTACACAACGCTTCCTGATCCCGAGTATTATCTTAAGTCAAAGCATTTAGGTATGACTATAGCTTATGATCCTTCAAAATCACCTCACTACAAAATCATATTTGTTAGTAGCCAAGGTTCTGATATTCGGTTTGGCACGAGTTACTTGATTGAAATTTATTCCTCTGAAACTAAAACTTGCAAGCCTGTTTTCCCTTTTACACTTGATGAAGAGTATGATATATACTTTGGTGGTGGTGTTTATTGGAACAATGCCGTTCATTGGCATCACAAGTCGGGGTTTATTTTGTATTTCAATTTAGATAAAGAGGTTCTTGGTCATATCTTCTGCCCTTTTCATCTTCTTCGTGTGTCTCCTGAACTTTATTGTGGTTACATGTACGAGTCTCGGGGTCACTTGCTTGTTGTCGAAATCCCTCGTGCTCCTGATAATGTTAGATACAAAATTCACGAGTTGAAGAAAGATTATTCGGGTTGGATTATGAAATATCGTGTTGATCTTGAACAAGTTAGTAGATCTTTCCCTGAAATCGTATCCACTACGTATAGAGCTGCTGATGGTAGTGGTTTTTTTCACTATACGTTGTTATCTCTTGTGTTGGGTGAAAAAGATGAAGATTCTTTTTTGGTACTTGAAATACCTGGGAAAGCGATAAGATTCAATATCCTATCGAGGACGTGTCACAAGCTTCTTGATTTTACTGGAGATCCTAGGTCCATTCGCTCGTTCGACTTTGATGGAATATATGTTCATAAGCCAAACACCTTTCAATTTGCCGAGTCTCTTTGCAGTGTGTGA
- the LOC139895699 gene encoding acid phosphatase 1-like, with the protein MGSLGSIVLLCLISIAICHESLDVNVDLDHDLLPRPLVIELPKSRIKNMTDDLEIKCLSWRVAVEANNLGPWKTVPYECADYVKDYMLGRPYNLDLELVSNEAGNYAKSLELRDDGMDAWVFDIDETLISNLPYYSDHGFGLEAFNNAHFDKWILEGVAPVIKPSLKLYKEVLRLGIKIILLTGRFEDKRNVTITNLTNAGYHKWDKLILRGENDLEKSAVSFKSEKRNEMIDEGFRILGNSGDQWSDLSGTSTANKSFKLSNPMYHIR; encoded by the exons ATGGGTTCCCTTGGATCCATCGTGCTCTTATGTCTTATTTCAATAGCTATCTGTCACGAAAGCTTGGACGTGAACGTGGATCTTGACCATGACCTCCTTCCAAGACCGTTGGTTATCGAATTACCAAAATCTCGAATCAAGAACATGACTGATGACCTTGAAATAAAATGCCTGAGTTGGAGGGTTGCGGTTGAAGCAAACAATTTGGGGCCATGGAAAACAGTTCCATATGAATGTGCCGATTATGTGAAGGATTACATGTTGGGTCGGCCTTATAACCTTGATCTTGAATTGGTTTCGAACGAGGCTGGAAATTATGCCAAGAGCCTGGAATTGAGAGACGATGGAATGGATGCTTGGGTTTTCGATATCGATGAAACCTTGATATCTAATCTTCCATATTACTCTGACCATGGTTTCGG GTTAGAAGCATTCAATAATGCCCATTTCGACAAATGGATTCTTGAGGGAGTGGCACCGGTGATCAAACCCAGTTTGAAGCTGTACAAGGAGGTTTTAAGGCTCGGTATCAAGATAATCTTATTAACAGGGCGCTTCGAAGACAAAAGGAATGTTACGATTACAAATCTAACGAATGCTGGATATCATAAATGGGACAAACTAATCTTAAG AGGTGAAAACGACCTTGAAAAATCAGCAGTCTCATTTAAGTCGGAAAAAAGAAATGAAATGATCGATGAGGGGTTTCGAATTCTTGGAAACTCAGGTGACCAGTGGAGCGATTTATCGGGAACTTCAACAGCTAACAAATCGTTTAAGCTTTCGAACCCAATGTATCATATACGTTGA